In Cicer arietinum cultivar CDC Frontier isolate Library 1 chromosome 1, Cicar.CDCFrontier_v2.0, whole genome shotgun sequence, one DNA window encodes the following:
- the LOC101511268 gene encoding mitogen-activated protein kinase kinase kinase 18-like — protein sequence MEMEWTRGNIIGHGSSATVYLATSPSSSDVSAVKSAETSLSYSKHLEREQRILSSLYSPYIVSYKGCNFTNENNKNLFNLFMEYMPLGNLSQATRRNDGGRLNEPAIAHFTRQILQGLEYLHTKGIVHCDIKGSNILVCEKGVKIGDFGCAKMVDETVPIAGTPMFMSPEVARGEEQGYPCDVWSLGCTIVEMATGFSPWTNVEDPVTVLYRIAYSNDVPEIPCFLSEQAKDFLEKCFRRDSKERWNCSQLLKHPFLEEFDSSVVKSDEFDSSSPTSILEQGFWNCVEESESLFFGDLGKTNFENCCVGRIKKLALCSREPFWNWGDENWISIRGNDSDAVASTSDDDFDFDELVKSDVNGGISGYNFCEDYNFRNSDVSFVVNSFNFESGIERLQPYSTLDFL from the coding sequence atGGAGATGGAGTGGACTAGAGGCAACATCATCGGACATGGTTCATCCGCCACCGTCTACCTCGCCACCTCTCCCAGCTCCTCTGATGTCTCCGCTGTGAAATCAGCGGAAACATCATTGTCATACTCAAAACATTTGGAGAGAGAACAGAGAATTCTTTCTTCTCTGTACTCTCCTTACATAGTTAGCTACAAAGGTTGCAACTTTACCaatgaaaataacaaaaactTGTTCAACCTCTTCATGGAGTACATGCCCTTAGGAAATCTCTCTCAAGCAACTCGCCGGAACGATGGTGGCCGGCTCAACGAACCGGCGATCGCACACTTCACAAGACAAATTTTGCAAGGACTTGAATACTTGCATACAAAAGGTATTGTGCATTGTGATATTAAAGGTAGTAACATATTGGTTTGTGAAAAAGGAGTTAAAATTGGAGACTTTGGGTGTGCAAAGATGGTAGATGAAACTGTTCCGATCGCTGGTACACCGATGTTTATGTCACCGGAGGTGGCGCGGGGCGAAGAACAAGGTTACCCTTGTGATGTTTGGTCACTTGGGTGCACTATTGTTGAAATGGCAACTGGGTTTTCACCTTGGACTAATGTGGAAGACCCTGTTACTGTTCTATATCGAATTGCATATTCTAATGATGTTCCTGAGATTCCTTGTTTTCTTTCTGAACAAGCAAAGGATTTCTTGGAGAAGTGTTTTAGAAGGGATTCTAAGGAGAGATGGAATTGTAGTCAATTGTTGAAGCATCCATTTCTTGAGGAATTTGATTCTAGTGTTGTGAAAAGTGATGAATTTGATTCAAGTTCACCAACTAGTATTCTTGAACAAGGATTTTGGAATTGTGTTGAAGAGTCAGAAAGTTTGTTTTTTGGTGATTTGGGTAAGACTAATTTTGAGAATTGTTGTGTTGGTAGGATCAAGAAGCTAGCTTTGTGTTCAAGGGAACCTTTTTGGAATTGGGGTGATGAAAATTGGATCAGTATTAGAGGGAATGATTCAGATGCAGTGGCTTCAACTAGTGatgatgattttgattttgatgagtTAGTGAAAAGTGATGTTAATGGTGGAATTAGTGGTTATAATTTTTgtgaagattataattttaggaATAGTGATGTTAGTTTTGTagttaatagttttaattttgagaGTGGCATTGAAAGGTTGCAGCCCTATTCAACATTAGATTTTTTATAA
- the LOC101510956 gene encoding uncharacterized protein: protein MLQLLYAVIFGEMVMIMSFLFKTPMRKLVIIALNKVKRGRGPAVVKTVAATLVLMLASSLYTIFNIRYRSLQAPILNPTDQLILSYHILQASLFGFVLFMSVMLNRLHHYIREFRALRKTVETAKKQNRSFENNKNNNEVEHKALKEELDAFKSKVKKLEFECEALKMQSEGFLLEYDHLLIDNQNLRNLLGGYRT from the exons ATGTTGCAGCTTTTGTATGCGGTGATATTTGGGGAAATGGTTATGATAATGAGTTTTTTATTCAAGACTCCGATGAGGAAGCTTGTAATAATCGCTTTGAATAAGGTGAAGCGAGGTCGGGGACCCGCCGTTGTTAAAACCGTCGCCGCCACGTTGGTGCTGATGCTGGCTTCATCACTCTACACTATCTTCAACATTCGGTATCGTTCCCTTCAAGCTCCAATTCTTAATCCCACCGACCAACTCATTTTGTCCTATCACATTCTTCAAGCTTCTCTTTTCG GGTTTGTTCTGTTCATGTCTGTGATGTTAAATAGATTGCATCATTACATAAGAGAGTTTAGGGCTCTGAGGAAGACTGTGGAGACAGCAAAGAAACAAAATCGAAGTTTTGAGAACAATAAAAACAACAATGAAGTGGAGCACAAGGCCTTGAAGGAAGAACTTGATGCATTCAAATCCAAAGTTAAGAAACTGGAATTTGAATGTGAGGCTCTTAAGATGCAATCTGAAGGGTTTCTTTTGGAATATGATCATCTCTTGATAGATAATCAAAATCTTAGGAATTTGTTGGGAGGGTATAGGACATAA